Genomic segment of Candidatus Kapaibacterium sp.:
GCTGCCCTTATGAGACAGCCTCAAAGAATAATACATCCACCCCGTCTGCTGCGCAGACACCCCTCAAGAGGGGAATTTAAGTCAAAACATAGCCCACGGTTTCAACCGTGGGTAAGGAAAAATCTACGTTATCTTTACCCACGAATAAATTCATGGGCTATGTTTTGGACAGAACGCTGTTCTGTCCCTACAGAGTCAGTTGTTACAACTGACGGAACAAGATTCCAAACTTCGGAAGTTTTGTGGTGCAAATTTGGGAATCTTCCGAAATTTCTATTCAAATATGAAGAAATATCCGGTACATGTGCCACATCTTACAAAATATGTTCCTATACCCAAATTTGAGATGTCAACAGTCAAAAACGGGTTTTCATTATTCAGTATAGATAAAACTTTTTCGCCAAGCAAGTTGTAAATATCAATTTGTTTATTAATCGGGTGGCATTCATTCAGTGCACCTAAGTTAATCAAATCTCGTGAGGGGTTTGGATAAATATGAAAATTGTGCGTGAAATCTCTATTATCTTCAACACTCGCAGGGTCGCCAATGACGTAAAGAGCTGTTTTGAAATGAGCACCAGGATATTTTTCACTGTCCCAATTATACCCTTGATAGCCATATTGAGCAGAAAGATATACCAAGTTGTCATTTGAATCGTGAAATTTTGTAAAATCAAGTGACGCAGTATCCCCAACAAAGGACATAAGTGTAAATTCGTATTCGGCTTTTCCACTATTATCATATTTTCTTACTAACTGCTCATAATCAGGGCGTTTTTCATGCAACATTACAGTTGAAGCTTCATTCAAAATATGGGCAGTTTTGAAAATTGAATTATCAGGAGAATCAGAAGTTGGATTTAATGTGTCTGAAGTATATTTCAATTTTAAATTATTATCATATGCGTTAAGAAAAGTTTTCTTATAAATATTTAAGTTAACTTCATTATATCGAATTAAAAATTCTCCATTTGGGTTGGAATTGATAAAAAAAGCAGTATAGAGAGAATCACCATACTTAATCAATGATTTTGGTGTCAAAATTTCGTCAATTTTTAGTAAGTTTATTTTGTTATATCTATGTGGAAATCCCCCGGTTTGTTCGTTGATAATTACATAATGTCCGGAATTATATCTTTCCATACGAACTGAGGTAATAGTATTGGGAATTTTCAGTGGTGTCAAATTGATTTTTTTTCTTTCTTTCAATTCCAAATTCACATAATATCGATTCATATATAAATTATCTTCGCTTTGAATGTATTCGGGATTGAAAATTTCATTGCCATCATTTGAAAAAAAATATGGAATGTATGTGAAACTCTGGATTAGAGCGCTTGTGGCTTCATTTATAATATTCAATTCCTTATCAAGCTCCAAATATGTAGGTGAAATGTGAGATATTAAGCCAAAATCGTCACGAACGCTAAAGTTACCTAATATTTTAATTTTACCATCTTTTTCTATAAAAACATCAAAAATTCTTATGTTTTTATCAGAATTCAGTGATTTAATAGTGTCACCTAATGTATTGATTAGTATAATTTTTAGTCTGTTTGGTTCATTTGGCTTCACAGTGGTATAAATGAATAATTTATTACCATCAATATAATCTAATACATAACTATTATCCCACAAACGCTCATCAGGAGCATAATCATATATATTTCTTTGAATGATTTCTTGAGAATTAAGACTTGGTGCCAAAGCCATTAAAATTAGAATGCATAAGAATATTCGTTTCATTTTAGTATCTCCAAATAAATTGTTATTTTATAAAACAAAAGCAAAATCTCGTAGAATTTCTCGCGGCGGGAATAAGACACCTTCAAAGCTCCCCGTGCTTCGAATGTTCATCGCGCAATCATAAGCTAGCTCTCTCGCAAATGAGTGGATTCGATATAAGCCCTATGTCACAAATTCTCAACATCAAATTTCCATTTTGAAATTGAACACTCTCATATGTGTAATAAACAAGTCAAAGTTCGATTTGTTACATTTTGTTGAAAAAAAAGTTTAAAACTACTAAGATGTGCCACACCTGATACGCTTATAGTCATGGGATTAATTATTCAATTAAGATGTTCATATTTGCGAGGTGTGGCACATCTACATCAACAACTTACCTTACCCACGAATAAATTCATGGGCTATGTTTTGGACTGAACGCTGTTCTGTCCCTACAGAGTATATTTTTTCCATCAGGTGTAACTCCTGACGAACAATTTCAATACTTCCGCATAATTTTGCGATTTTTAATGACGATTTGCCCCAAATCTGCTAATTTTCTGACGTGGCGGATTACTGTTTCGACGCGCAAACCGACCATAGCCGCTAATTCATTCCGGGTGAATGGGAAGATATAGTATATGGGTTTGATTCTGCCTTCGTCGTCGTAACGCTTCATACTTTTCAACTTGAAATAGTCAATTATGCTCAGAATTTTGTGTTCTGTGGATTCGTTTAGCACTTCCTTCAGCAAAAAGGATTTGTAGTTGACTCGCTCGCTGAGGATTTTGTCCAATTCGAGATGGAATGCAAAGTTGTCCTTGATTAGCTCTTTGAAATTTTCTATGTCAATTTTCATGATTGTAGATTCAATCACCGAAACCGCAGTGCATGGGTAAGGGAACTTCCCGAAGATTGCCGGTTCGCCGAAGCTGTCGTTATCCGCAAAGAATCCCATTATCAGTTCGTTGCCCTGGTCGTTGTAGGTGAACATCTTAACGATACCCTTTTTGATTTGGTAGAAGCATTTCGCCGATTCCCCTTCGGCAAAGATTTCATGGTTTTTGGGGCATTTGCTTTCGATAGCCCCGTAGCTCAACAACAAATCAACACTTATAGACATAAAAAACCCTTCTGAATATTTACTACATACAAAAATAGAACAATTTTCGATAAAAAAAACATCTAAGCGGATTTTTTTATCCGTTTATGATTGAAGTCATAAAAAAATCGAAATTGAGGTTATAAATTTGTACTGTGATTTTAGAACAATTTTATAAAAGGTACTTAAATGAAAAACAGGATTAAATTATACGCTTTAATAATAGTAGCTGCAACTTCGACATTGTTCTTTGTACAATGTGGTGGCGGAGACGATGCTGCTTCTAACGACCCGATGAAAAACAAGGGTATCGGACCGGTAAAAACGGTAACAATTGGAGAAATTGACCAGACTATGGTAGCTGAAGGCAAAGAAATTTTTGATTCAAAATGTTCAGCCTGCCATAAGATGGAATCGAAATATATAGGACCTGCACTGAAAGGTGTAACTGAAAGACGTACCCCCGAATGGATTATGAATATGATTCTCAATCCTGAGGAAATGCTAAGAAAAGACCCAATTGCCAAGCAGCTAATGAAAGAGTATTCGGCTCCAATGGCAAATCAAGGTATAAAGCAAGACGAAGCAAGAAAAATGTTGGAATATTTCAGAACTGTTAAATAACAATTAGGAGTGTTTGGTATGTATAGAAATTATATTAATTTGATAGCATTGATTTCATTTGCAATGCTTACAATAGCTTTGACTTCTTGCGGCGAATCAAAGCAATCGGGCGCCATGACGGCATCCGGAGCCGCTGAAAAAGTTTATGTCGCCCCCGGTGAATATGACGAGTTTTATGCCTTTATGTCCGGCGGATTCAGCGGACAAGTCAGCGTCTATGGTTTGCCTTCCGGAAGATTGTTCCGCGTGATTCCGGTGTTTTCGCAAGATGCTGAAAAAGGCTACGGTTATGCAGAGGAAACAAAGAACATGCTGATGACATCTTGGGGATTTGTTCCTTGGGATGATGCTCACCATCCGCAATTATCGCGGACAAACGGTGTGACTGACGGCAGATGGCTGTTTATAAACGGGAATAACACTCCCAGAATAGCCAGAATAGATTTGACAACTTTCGAGACAGCCGAAATCATTGAAATTCCGAATTCCGGTGGCAATCACCCATCACCATATGTAACCGAGAACACGGAGTATCTCGTCGCAGGAACAAGATTTAGCGTTCCTATCCCACAAGAAGATGTATCTATAAATGAATACAAGGAAAAGTTCAAAGGTACACTTACATTCATCAAAGTTGAACCGACTCATGGCACTATGAGCGTTGCTTTCCAGCTACTTATGCCGGGTTTCGACTATGATTTGGCAACTGCCGGCAAGGGCAAATCACACGGTTGGTCTTTTTTCACAAGCTACAACGTCGAGCAAGCAAATACTTTGAAAGAAGTCAATGCATCGCAACTTGACAAGGATTTCATCACAGCAGTGAATTGGAAAAAAGCGGAAGAATACATTGCCCAAGGCAAGGGAAAAGTGATGAAAACATCGTATTTACATAATGTATATGACGAAAGCAAACAAACAACAATTTCATACAAAAAAGACGAAGTGCTGATTTTAACACCTGAAGAATGCCCGGGAGTTGTGTATTATATTCCGACACCGAAATCTCCACACGGCGTTGATGTTGACCCAACAGGCAATTATATTGTTGGTAATGGCAAATTATCAGCAGATATGTCGGTATATTCATTTGACAAAATGATGACTACAATCGAAAATCAAGATTATGAAACTACGATTGACGGAATTCCTGTTTTGAAATACGAATCAGTTTTGGACGGAATTGTATTGCAACCGGGCTTAGGACCATTACATACCGAATTTGATGGCAATGGATTTGCGTACACAACATTCTTTATTTCATCGGAAATCGTAAAATGGAAATTGGACGATAAATCAGTCGTTGATAGAGTGCCATGTTATTATTCAGTAGGTCACTTGATGATTCCCGGTGGCGACACGAGAGAACCATACGGAAAATATGTTATTGCATTGAATAAAATAACTAAGGACAGATATTTGCCTACAGGACCGGAATTAGCACATTCGGCACAATTATATGACATTTCGGGCAATAAAATGGAACTTTTGCTCGATTTCCCGACAATTGGTGAACCGCATTACGCACAGGCAATACCTGCATCGAAAATTGTACCTAACTCTAAGCAATATTTCAAAATTGAAGAAAACAATCACGAACACGTTACGAAAAAAGAAGCTGATGCAAAAGTAGTTCGAAAAGGTGATACAGTACGTATTTACATGACAACAATTCGCAGTCACTTTGTTCCCGATAATATCGAAGGCATCAAAGTTGGCGATAAAGTATTCTTCCATGTTACAAACTTAGAACAAGATTGGGACGTTCCACACGGATTTTCTGTGATGGGAGCTCGTAATGCTGAATTGTTGATTATGCCCGGACAAACCAGAACATTGTACTGGGAACCGACAAGAGTGGGCGTATATCCATTCTATTGCACAGATTTCTGCTCTGCATTACATCAAGAGATGCAAGGTTATGTAAGAGTTTCACCCGCAGGAAGCAATCCTGAGATGAAATGGTGGACCGGCGACTAATAATAGTCACAAAATTAAGTAAAAATAAAATGAAAAAGTTTAGCATAATTATTGGGATAGTAGGTTCGTTGCTTTTATTAGCAACGTTCCTATTCCCAATTTGGTCAATTAGTTTGGAAGCACCTCAGTATCCGGACGGTATCAACATGTATATTTGGATTAATCAAATATCGGGTGATACCCCTCATACTCTGCAAAACGTTAATATTTTGAATCACTACGTAGGGATGAAATCAATAGAACCGGAATCAATACCCGAATTGACTTATTTCCCATATATTATTGTATTTATGACATTGTTTGGGATTGCAGCCGCAATTTCAATGAAGAAGAAAATCGTGATGACATGGATGATTACATTAGTAATTATCGGTATTGCCGGCATGGTGGATTTTTACATGTGGGAATATGATTACGGACATGACCTTAACCCGAATGCACCAATTAAAGTGCCCGGGCAGACATATCAGCCACCTTTAATCGGCTCGCAATATTTATTAAATTTCAAGGCGACTTCACTGCCACACGTTGGGAGTTACTTTATCGGTGCGAGTTTCCTATTTATGGGGGCGACTTATTTTATGTTGAAAAAAGCAAATAAACCCAAAAAGGATAAATTGGAGGATAAAAAATGAAATATTTATTATTAATTATGATTGTAATATTAGCGGCATGTTCGCCGGAGCCTGAAGCAATTAACTACGGACACGACAATTGCGAATATTGCAAAATGACTATCATGGACCCGAAATTCGGAGCCGAAGTGGTCACACAAAAGGGTAAAGTCTTTAAATTCGATGCGATAGAATGTATGATGGACTACATGTATGATGATGATTTTACGAAAGATAAAATCGCATTATATTTAATCAATACATTCAATAATCCGGGCGAATTATTCGATGCAACTATTGCTTCATATTTAATTAGCGATAATTTGCCAAGCCCTATGGGAGCATTTTTGAGCGGATACGAAGACCTTACGACAGCAGAAGCAATGTATGCCGAAAAAGACGGACAATTATACGACTGGCATTCGCTCAATGAATTATTTAAAGCAAGATTTGAATTAATCAATCCGGATAATAATTATAAATGAAGCTCTTGCTATCATATTGCCTAATTTTTCTCTTTGCATATGCAGAGTCCCTCTGCATAGTTCATACAATTACACCCAAAACTAAGAATTCAATCTCGGAAATCATCAGTAATGCTAATTCGGGTGATACAATTTTAATTAAAAAGGGATACTACAAATCACGAACAATATTGATTGATAAACCAATAACGATTATTGGTGAAAAGAATACAATAATCGACGCCGAAAATACGGCGGAATTATTCGTCGTAAAAGCTGATAATGTCTCAATTATCGGACTCAATCTCAAAAACATAGTATATAACTCGCTCAAAGATAATTCTGCTATTTTAGTTGAAAATGCGAGTAATATTAAATTGAAAAATAATAAAATCGAAAACTCATTTTTTGCTGTTTATATAAAACGTTCCAATAACATCGAATTGCACAATAATACAATAAAAGGCAATTCAGTCAAGGAAGCCCTATCAGGGAATGCAATTCATATTTGGTATTGTACGAATGTGATAGCCGACAAAAACAATCTATCCGGACATCGAGACGGAATTTACATCGAATTTTCAAAAAATTGCCTGATTACGAATAATAACAGTCATAATAATTTGCGTTACGGATTGCATTTTATGTTTTCCGATAGTTGTGATTATGAGAGGAATACTTTCAATCACAATGGAGCGGGAGTTGCCGTAATGTACTCGAAATATATTTCAATGACATATAATAATTTTTCGCTCAATCGCGGGACGGCATCTTACGGCTTATTATTAAAAGATATTTCAAACAGTGTAATTAATCGGAATGTATTTACTTCGAACACTGTCGGGATATATGCCGAAGGGACAAATCGTTGCATGATTACCGAAAATGATTTTAGAAATAATGCTTGGGCTTTGCGATTTTTGTCTAATTGTTTCGATAATACAATCTCGTTTAACAATTTTTATACAAATACATTTGAATTTGCAACGAACAAAGGCACTTTCAGAAATAAAATGGAAAATAATTACTGGAGTTCGGCAAAGATTTTCGACTTGAATCGCGACGGAATAAGCGATATACCGCATCGTCCGATGACATTATTTGCATATTTAGTCGAGACTTATTCCGAAACATTAATTTTAAATAGAAGTTTTTTTATTAAAATCTTGAATCTGTCAGAAACCTTGTTGCCTTCGATAACACCAAAGGACATTGTTGACGATAGACCATTAATGGCACCGCATAAATATGATAAAAATAGATAATATAAATAAGCACTACGGCAAAAATCATGTGCTAAAAAATACAAATTTGGATATTTTGTCTGACAAAGTTACGATTTTATCCGGTCCGAATGGTTCGGGGAAGACTACTTTAGTCAAACTGATACTCGGCATTGTATTTCCCGATAACGGAGCAATTTATTTAGATGGCGAGAATATCAATGCCGGAGTACATTACAAGAATAAAATCGGATATATGCCGCAAATGCCAAATTTTCCGGAAAATTTGACCGGAAATGAAATACTTAATATTTGCAAGAAATTACGGAATAGCGAAGTAGATTTTACCGAATATATCGAATATTTCAGGCTCGAAAATCATATTAATAAGCCTTTTAAAACGCTCTCAGGCGGGAATAAGCAAAAAATAAATCTGATTCAAGCATTCGGATTTGACAGCGATTATTTAATATTAGATGAACCGACTGTCAGTCTCGACCCTGTTTCAAGGCTATC
This window contains:
- a CDS encoding nitrous oxide reductase accessory protein NosL, with amino-acid sequence MKYLLLIMIVILAACSPEPEAINYGHDNCEYCKMTIMDPKFGAEVVTQKGKVFKFDAIECMMDYMYDDDFTKDKIALYLINTFNNPGELFDATIASYLISDNLPSPMGAFLSGYEDLTTAEAMYAEKDGQLYDWHSLNELFKARFELINPDNNYK
- the nosD gene encoding nitrous oxide reductase family maturation protein NosD, which encodes MKLLLSYCLIFLFAYAESLCIVHTITPKTKNSISEIISNANSGDTILIKKGYYKSRTILIDKPITIIGEKNTIIDAENTAELFVVKADNVSIIGLNLKNIVYNSLKDNSAILVENASNIKLKNNKIENSFFAVYIKRSNNIELHNNTIKGNSVKEALSGNAIHIWYCTNVIADKNNLSGHRDGIYIEFSKNCLITNNNSHNNLRYGLHFMFSDSCDYERNTFNHNGAGVAVMYSKYISMTYNNFSLNRGTASYGLLLKDISNSVINRNVFTSNTVGIYAEGTNRCMITENDFRNNAWALRFLSNCFDNTISFNNFYTNTFEFATNKGTFRNKMENNYWSSAKIFDLNRDGISDIPHRPMTLFAYLVETYSETLILNRSFFIKILNLSETLLPSITPKDIVDDRPLMAPHKYDKNR
- a CDS encoding T9SS type A sorting domain-containing protein, with the protein product MKRIFLCILILMALAPSLNSQEIIQRNIYDYAPDERLWDNSYVLDYIDGNKLFIYTTVKPNEPNRLKIILINTLGDTIKSLNSDKNIRIFDVFIEKDGKIKILGNFSVRDDFGLISHISPTYLELDKELNIINEATSALIQSFTYIPYFFSNDGNEIFNPEYIQSEDNLYMNRYYVNLELKERKKINLTPLKIPNTITSVRMERYNSGHYVIINEQTGGFPHRYNKINLLKIDEILTPKSLIKYGDSLYTAFFINSNPNGEFLIRYNEVNLNIYKKTFLNAYDNNLKLKYTSDTLNPTSDSPDNSIFKTAHILNEASTVMLHEKRPDYEQLVRKYDNSGKAEYEFTLMSFVGDTASLDFTKFHDSNDNLVYLSAQYGYQGYNWDSEKYPGAHFKTALYVIGDPASVEDNRDFTHNFHIYPNPSRDLINLGALNECHPINKQIDIYNLLGEKVLSILNNENPFLTVDISNLGIGTYFVRCGTCTGYFFIFE
- the nosZ gene encoding Sec-dependent nitrous-oxide reductase, with the translated sequence MYRNYINLIALISFAMLTIALTSCGESKQSGAMTASGAAEKVYVAPGEYDEFYAFMSGGFSGQVSVYGLPSGRLFRVIPVFSQDAEKGYGYAEETKNMLMTSWGFVPWDDAHHPQLSRTNGVTDGRWLFINGNNTPRIARIDLTTFETAEIIEIPNSGGNHPSPYVTENTEYLVAGTRFSVPIPQEDVSINEYKEKFKGTLTFIKVEPTHGTMSVAFQLLMPGFDYDLATAGKGKSHGWSFFTSYNVEQANTLKEVNASQLDKDFITAVNWKKAEEYIAQGKGKVMKTSYLHNVYDESKQTTISYKKDEVLILTPEECPGVVYYIPTPKSPHGVDVDPTGNYIVGNGKLSADMSVYSFDKMMTTIENQDYETTIDGIPVLKYESVLDGIVLQPGLGPLHTEFDGNGFAYTTFFISSEIVKWKLDDKSVVDRVPCYYSVGHLMIPGGDTREPYGKYVIALNKITKDRYLPTGPELAHSAQLYDISGNKMELLLDFPTIGEPHYAQAIPASKIVPNSKQYFKIEENNHEHVTKKEADAKVVRKGDTVRIYMTTIRSHFVPDNIEGIKVGDKVFFHVTNLEQDWDVPHGFSVMGARNAELLIMPGQTRTLYWEPTRVGVYPFYCTDFCSALHQEMQGYVRVSPAGSNPEMKWWTGD
- a CDS encoding cytochrome c, which gives rise to MKNRIKLYALIIVAATSTLFFVQCGGGDDAASNDPMKNKGIGPVKTVTIGEIDQTMVAEGKEIFDSKCSACHKMESKYIGPALKGVTERRTPEWIMNMILNPEEMLRKDPIAKQLMKEYSAPMANQGIKQDEARKMLEYFRTVK
- a CDS encoding Crp/Fnr family transcriptional regulator encodes the protein MSISVDLLLSYGAIESKCPKNHEIFAEGESAKCFYQIKKGIVKMFTYNDQGNELIMGFFADNDSFGEPAIFGKFPYPCTAVSVIESTIMKIDIENFKELIKDNFAFHLELDKILSERVNYKSFLLKEVLNESTEHKILSIIDYFKLKSMKRYDDEGRIKPIYYIFPFTRNELAAMVGLRVETVIRHVRKLADLGQIVIKNRKIMRKY
- a CDS encoding ABC transporter ATP-binding protein, whose amino-acid sequence is MIKIDNINKHYGKNHVLKNTNLDILSDKVTILSGPNGSGKTTLVKLILGIVFPDNGAIYLDGENINAGVHYKNKIGYMPQMPNFPENLTGNEILNICKKLRNSEVDFTEYIEYFRLENHINKPFKTLSGGNKQKINLIQAFGFDSDYLILDEPTVSLDPVSRLSLKELIIKKKNEGKSILIITHILSEIIDIADKLIYLVEGNTLFDGGIHELNTITQSENYDIAISQLTHQYERNI